AGCCCGTGAAGAATCCTCCTTCAGCGGCTTAACCCCGCGGGTCATCACCCACGCCAGAGCCACGCAGGCCCCCAGCGAGGAGAAGTAGAGAAACCGTTCGGCCCCCAGCTCTCCAATGGGAACGATGTTGGAGACTGGAAAGAGGGCTAACCCCGACCAGAGAATCCCCCAGGCTACGGGTGGGGCTGTCCGTCTTACAGCCCAGGCCAGCACAAGGAGCCCTACTATGAGAGCCAGGGCGAGGAGGGGCAAGGCCCCGTCGGTGAGCCCCCTGGCGTTGGGCACGTCCCAGGAGGCGTTCAGGTTGACCGGGAAGAGGAGCCTTCCGACGTAGGCGGCGCCCACCTTGAGCATGGTCGGCCCACGGACGCTCAGCGGTGCTCCTACGAATACCTGATATGACTCCGGGAAGCCGAACGTGTGAAACACGCTCCAGCGGAGCGCGACATAGGCAAGTGCCCCCCCTATGTAGGGGCCGTATCGTGTTGCAAGGCGTCCAGGGCGCCACCATCCCGAGGGACGGCCAAGGAGAGCGTCAGTCATCAACAGCAGAAGGGGGAGGGTGGCGGCCATCTCCTTGGCTCCCAGAGCCACCAGCCAGGCCGCCACCGCGGCAATTTTCCAGAGGTAAGCTTTGGATTTCCCACGGTCGGCGCGCAGGTGGGCCCAAAAGGCCAGAAGTCCCCAGAAGGCGGCAAGGATCTCCGAGCGCCCTGAGACCCATGCGACCGCCTCGGTGTGAACGGGATGGACCGCAAAGAGGGCGGCTGCTCCAAAAGTCATAAGTGGCTCGTTAGGCCAGAGTCTCCGCAGGAGGACCAAAACCAATAGAGATGCGGCGGTATGCCACAAAAGATTTTCTAAATGAAAACCGAAGGGATTGGGCCCGTAGAGTCGATGATCGATCAAATAGGTGAGGGTCGTGATAGGCCGAATGAAATCCTTACGTTTTCCCCTATGGGGCAAAGGCGTGGTGAAAAGCTCGGGCAGTCGATCCGGAGCCCATAGTAGGGTATTGTCAACTATGTCTCTATGGTCATCGGAGACGAAGGAGCCGCCGAGGGCATTCAGATAACACCCGCTGGCCAAAAAGGCTATTATGAGGAAGGCCACCCAAGACCGCGACCAACGCTCCATTTACGGCTCCAGCACACTAACCAGAAAGGATGATGGGAGATTTTCCCGGTAATAGTAACCTACTATTTCTGTTGGCGGAAGCACATAGTTGACCAGAAATTGTCCCTAGAGGTTGAGGGATACCAGGGGCGACCATATCACGAATGAGAAACGGGACAAAAGAAGTTTGGTTGTATTATAATTCAAATGGGCCTCCTCGCAACAACAGATCATACTGAGAGACTTTCACAGGCAATCTTAACTCTGGCCAACCGACCTAAAAGTTAATATTTCATCTGAAATCGCCCCTGAAGGCAGAGGAGCGTGAGGGGCAACTACATCCTTTCTCATACCGGTCAACCTTTGTGAGATGATAGAAGCCTCGATCTACTGTCGTGGATTATAGCCGAGAGAACCTGTGATGGACAACGCCCGATGGTGCGGCCTAGATCCTGATCTATGCGCCGCCAAAGACCCTGGCCCGCAACAGCCGCAGTATAAGCAGATCCTCACGCTCGAGACGCTGGAGGAGCAGGAAACCGACGTAGCAGAGGCTAAAGACTCCCGTGGACGAGGCAAGGTTCCATGCGGGCGATGCCACAGGCGCCAGCCACTGGAGCCCCGCCACTGCCAGGCCTCCAGCAAGGCCGGCAACGAGCGGTTTAGCCCACTTTCGGTCATAAGGAGAGAGTTTCAGCAACCACCAA
This is a stretch of genomic DNA from Nitrospinota bacterium. It encodes these proteins:
- a CDS encoding tetratricopeptide repeat protein codes for the protein MERWSRSWVAFLIIAFLASGCYLNALGGSFVSDDHRDIVDNTLLWAPDRLPELFTTPLPHRGKRKDFIRPITTLTYLIDHRLYGPNPFGFHLENLLWHTAASLLVLVLLRRLWPNEPLMTFGAAALFAVHPVHTEAVAWVSGRSEILAAFWGLLAFWAHLRADRGKSKAYLWKIAAVAAWLVALGAKEMAATLPLLLLMTDALLGRPSGWWRPGRLATRYGPYIGGALAYVALRWSVFHTFGFPESYQVFVGAPLSVRGPTMLKVGAAYVGRLLFPVNLNASWDVPNARGLTDGALPLLALALIVGLLVLAWAVRRTAPPVAWGILWSGLALFPVSNIVPIGELGAERFLYFSSLGACVALAWVMTRGVKPLKEDSSRAPIPLAGALVLAVLVLFSANTIKRNQDWSNNFILWDKTVRQSPLSFRAHNNLGSLLARKGRYAEAESLIKRALAIKEKALGPDHPYLARRLNNLAELYRAQGQYAKAEPLYQRALANNETAWGPDHPSVATSLNNLAVLYNDQGQYAKAEPLYKRALAIKEKALEPDHPSLATSLNNLAVLYRAQGQYAKAEPLFKRALAVREKVLGPNHPRLATTLNSLALLYHVQGQYAKAEPLFKRALAIHEKALGPDHQKLAAILDNLAELYIKMGRDDEAKRLLERAEQIRAVQ